The Nesterenkonia xinjiangensis genome contains a region encoding:
- a CDS encoding ABC transporter ATP-binding protein codes for MDKEERKFIRRRSWKLLVHLSRGVRLKLLITALFVMVAQAAQAATPLIIAWAIDWGLPRMIDGQTSGMILPGVSYVAAAVIAGVLTWAYTRMTAEVSQQMLFTLRGEVFRKTQHLSLDFHEDYTSGKVISRQTSDLESLRELLDQGISSLVSGLMFMSFTAISIVILDWRSGLLLVAAAVPIVFLGRWYQRRSEVAYRQTRISSARMIVHFVETMTGIRAVQAFRRETSRSRQYDRLARNYRNDMVRSLGLFGILQPALLALGNLTVAAVLVWGGFRVLQGDLEVGVLVALLLATKRVFQPLDMIAMFYNALQSATAALEKVSGLLEEKPTITEDPEPEHLDESRGEVEFSQAEFRYSAEGPVVLHEMDLHIPAGQTVAVVGRTGAGKSTLVKLLARFYDVTAGSLTLDGVDVRKLAVADHHRHVAMVTQEAFLFSGTITENIALGRPEAPQEEVVAAARAVGAHAFIMDLPEGYETDVNKRGGRLSAGQRQLISFARAFLADPAVLILDEATSSLDLPSEQLVQQGLQRLLGHRTALIIAHRLSTVAIADRVLVVDEGRVVEDGSPAELIADGGYYAKLHAAWEATMGSPN; via the coding sequence ATGGACAAGGAGGAGCGGAAGTTCATCCGACGCCGCTCCTGGAAGCTGCTGGTCCACCTCTCCCGAGGGGTCCGGCTGAAGCTGCTGATCACCGCACTGTTCGTGATGGTCGCCCAGGCCGCACAGGCCGCCACCCCGCTGATCATCGCCTGGGCCATCGACTGGGGCCTGCCCCGGATGATTGACGGCCAGACCTCCGGGATGATCCTGCCCGGGGTCAGCTATGTGGCCGCGGCAGTGATCGCCGGGGTGCTGACCTGGGCCTACACCCGGATGACGGCCGAGGTGTCGCAGCAGATGCTGTTCACCCTCCGCGGCGAGGTCTTCCGCAAGACCCAGCATCTGAGCCTGGACTTCCACGAGGACTACACCTCCGGGAAGGTCATCTCCCGGCAGACCTCCGACCTGGAGTCCCTGCGCGAGCTGCTCGACCAGGGCATCAGCTCGCTGGTCTCCGGCCTCATGTTCATGTCCTTCACCGCGATCTCCATCGTCATCCTCGACTGGCGCTCCGGGCTTCTGCTGGTCGCCGCGGCGGTGCCGATCGTGTTTCTGGGCCGCTGGTACCAACGCCGCTCCGAGGTCGCCTATCGGCAGACCCGCATCTCCTCGGCGCGGATGATCGTCCACTTCGTGGAGACCATGACCGGCATCCGCGCCGTGCAGGCCTTCCGCCGCGAGACCTCCCGCTCCCGGCAGTACGACCGGCTGGCGAGGAACTACCGCAACGACATGGTCCGTTCCCTGGGGCTCTTCGGCATCCTGCAGCCCGCGCTGCTGGCGCTGGGCAACCTCACCGTGGCCGCGGTGCTCGTCTGGGGCGGGTTCCGCGTGCTGCAGGGCGATCTGGAGGTCGGGGTTCTCGTGGCCCTGCTGCTGGCCACCAAGCGCGTCTTCCAGCCGCTGGACATGATCGCCATGTTCTACAACGCGCTGCAGTCCGCCACCGCCGCCTTGGAGAAGGTCTCCGGGCTGCTGGAGGAGAAGCCCACGATCACCGAGGACCCGGAGCCGGAGCATCTCGACGAGTCCCGCGGCGAGGTGGAGTTCTCCCAGGCGGAGTTCCGCTACTCCGCAGAGGGCCCGGTGGTGCTGCACGAGATGGACCTGCACATCCCGGCCGGACAGACCGTCGCCGTCGTCGGGCGCACCGGGGCCGGCAAGTCCACTCTGGTCAAGCTGCTGGCCCGCTTCTACGACGTCACCGCAGGGTCCCTGACCCTCGACGGCGTCGACGTGCGGAAGCTCGCCGTGGCCGACCATCACCGGCACGTGGCCATGGTGACCCAGGAGGCCTTCCTGTTCTCGGGGACGATCACCGAGAACATCGCGCTCGGCCGTCCGGAGGCCCCGCAGGAGGAGGTCGTCGCCGCGGCTCGCGCAGTGGGCGCCCACGCGTTCATCATGGACCTGCCCGAAGGCTACGAGACCGACGTGAACAAGCGCGGCGGTCGGCTCTCCGCCGGTCAGCGGCAGCTGATCTCCTTCGCCCGGGCGTTCCTCGCCGACCCGGCGGTGCTGATCCTGGACGAGGCGACGTCGTCGCTGGACCTGCCCAGCGAGCAGCTGGTCCAGCAGGGCCTGCAGCGGCTGCTGGGCCACCGCACGGCGCTGATCATCGCGCACCGGCTCTCCACTGTGGCGATCGCCGACCGTGTGCTGGTGGTGGACGAGGGCCGCGTGGTGGAGGACGGCTCCCCGGCCGAACTCATCGCCGACGGCGGCTACTACGCCAAGCTGCACGCCGCGTGGGAGGCCACGATGGGTTCGCCCAACTGA
- a CDS encoding sterol carrier family protein, protein MARRRITAEAGASALDRWAASPEDVDRRTLATAVRHLLEELAERVPGNSVEVRVPPFGVTQCLEGPTHTRGTPPNVVELDARTWLELATGRLRWSEARAAGRVSASGIRADLTEVLPLV, encoded by the coding sequence ATGGCACGACGACGCATCACCGCCGAGGCAGGCGCCTCCGCGCTGGATCGCTGGGCCGCATCGCCGGAGGACGTCGACCGCCGCACCCTGGCCACGGCGGTGCGCCATCTCCTGGAGGAGCTGGCGGAGCGGGTGCCGGGGAACTCGGTGGAGGTCCGGGTGCCGCCCTTCGGGGTCACCCAGTGCCTCGAGGGTCCGACGCACACCCGCGGCACGCCGCCCAACGTGGTGGAGCTGGACGCCCGCACCTGGCTGGAGCTGGCCACCGGCCGGCTGAGATGGTCCGAAGCGCGTGCCGCCGGCCGGGTATCGGCCTCCGGGATCCGCGCGGATCTGACTGAGGTGCTGCCCCTGGTGTGA
- a CDS encoding asparaginase — MSADHLRTARTASAASLAAPAPDTPAPHTAAAAESAELAWVTRAGAVESRHIGSAVLLGPDGTVLESLGAPQRPIFPRSTLKPFQAIASLRSGALISQEAVALACGSHNGSRRHQEVAAGVLAEEKLDESHLRCPAAYPSRERDLVDHIAAGREKTPLAFNCSGKHAAFLAATRTQGWRLATYTEARHPMQQAVMAVLEEYCEETPGVIGTDGCGAPAPSMSLTGLARGFSKIASATSRRDAEVHAFTVSQAMLDYPWAVHGRGEVNTVVMEELGLLAKLGAEGVLVIGAPDGTTVAVKTLDGSQRANNLVALSLLAAHDVIDVDSLGAVLKKIIRPITGGVDDAQVGSIRLSHTVLERL; from the coding sequence ATGAGCGCCGACCACCTCCGCACCGCCCGCACCGCATCCGCCGCCTCCCTCGCAGCCCCCGCTCCGGACACTCCGGCTCCGCACACCGCGGCCGCCGCAGAGTCGGCAGAGCTGGCCTGGGTGACCCGGGCCGGGGCCGTGGAATCGCGGCACATCGGCTCAGCGGTGCTGCTCGGTCCCGATGGCACCGTGCTCGAGTCCCTGGGCGCCCCGCAGCGGCCGATCTTCCCACGCTCCACGCTCAAGCCGTTCCAGGCCATCGCCTCCCTTCGCTCCGGTGCGCTGATCTCCCAGGAGGCCGTAGCACTGGCCTGCGGCTCCCACAACGGGTCCCGCCGGCACCAGGAGGTCGCCGCAGGGGTGCTCGCCGAGGAGAAGCTCGACGAGTCGCACCTGCGCTGCCCGGCGGCCTACCCCTCCCGGGAACGGGACCTGGTGGACCACATCGCCGCCGGCCGGGAGAAGACCCCGCTGGCGTTCAACTGCTCCGGCAAGCACGCCGCCTTCCTCGCCGCCACCCGCACGCAGGGCTGGCGGCTGGCGACCTATACCGAGGCCCGGCACCCCATGCAGCAGGCGGTGATGGCCGTGCTGGAGGAGTACTGCGAAGAGACCCCTGGAGTCATCGGCACGGACGGCTGCGGCGCCCCGGCGCCGTCGATGAGCCTCACCGGCCTGGCGCGTGGATTCTCCAAGATCGCCTCCGCCACCTCCCGTCGTGACGCAGAGGTCCACGCCTTCACCGTCTCCCAGGCGATGCTCGACTATCCGTGGGCGGTCCACGGCCGCGGCGAGGTCAACACCGTGGTGATGGAGGAGCTGGGGCTGCTCGCCAAGCTCGGCGCCGAAGGGGTGCTGGTCATCGGTGCTCCGGACGGCACCACGGTGGCGGTGAAGACCCTGGACGGCAGCCAGCGGGCCAACAACCTGGTGGCGCTGAGCCTGCTCGCCGCCCATGACGTCATCGACGTCGACTCTCTGGGGGCGGTGCTCAAGAAGATCATCCGTCCGATCACCGGAGGGGTCGACGACGCCCAGGTGGGCAGCATCCGGCTGTCCCACACGGTGCTCGAGCGGCTCTGA
- the purD gene encoding phosphoribosylamine--glycine ligase, with translation MKVLVVGPGGREHAIVRALLRDDSVTDVEAAPGNAGIAQDVPCHPVDASDGEAVAQLVTDHGYDLVVVGPEAPLAAGVADAVREAGVPVFGPSGAAAQLEASKAFAKEVMEAAHVPTAGAVHATELTAAEVGLDRFGAPYVVKDDGLAAGKGVVVTSDRDAALAHAQACFEAGGSVVIEEFLDGPEVSLFVLSDGEHLVPLSPAQDFKRIFDGDAGPNTGGMGAYTPLDWLTGYTETHDDGATRDFVATVMDRVARPTVAEMARRGTPFVGVLYCGLAVTSRGVRVVEFNVRFGDPETQAVLERLATPLGRLLLDCATGSLGADRELDWRDGYAVDVVMAAENYPDAPRKGDVISGLDAAEDLDGVAVLHAGTGRDEQGRLLSAGGRVLAVVGTGSTLAEAVQRSYAGVDRIGWQGAQHRTDIAAKALAGDIRVHAQLPGWTHAVSGKVRDLYRPAPGSAWDGQDVVLVVASDRISAYDHVLSTPIPDKGRVLTQLSLWWFERLREAGVATHVVSTEVPQAVAGRAMICRDLQMVEAECIARGYLTGSGLAEYRGSGTVTGIPLPEGLTDGSRLPEPIFTPSSKAEQGGHDVNISFAELSASVGEELADQLREATLRVYRLAEQTCREAGVVLADTKLEFGHDRATGELVLGDEVLTPDSSRFWPAESWEPGTAQPSFDKQFVRDWLTSSASGWERGSGIAPPALPEDVVAATRERYLDAYRRITGEELGQRTSGA, from the coding sequence GTGAAGGTACTTGTTGTGGGGCCGGGAGGCCGCGAGCACGCCATTGTCCGAGCACTCCTGCGTGACGACTCCGTCACCGATGTCGAGGCGGCCCCGGGCAACGCCGGGATCGCGCAGGATGTCCCCTGCCACCCGGTGGACGCCTCCGACGGCGAGGCCGTCGCCCAGCTGGTCACCGACCACGGCTATGACCTCGTCGTCGTCGGCCCGGAGGCTCCGTTGGCCGCCGGAGTCGCCGACGCCGTCCGCGAGGCCGGGGTGCCGGTCTTCGGCCCTTCCGGCGCGGCCGCCCAGCTGGAGGCCTCGAAGGCCTTCGCCAAAGAGGTCATGGAGGCCGCTCACGTGCCCACCGCGGGCGCGGTGCACGCCACCGAACTCACCGCCGCCGAGGTCGGCCTGGACCGTTTCGGCGCTCCCTACGTGGTCAAGGACGACGGCCTGGCCGCCGGGAAGGGCGTGGTGGTCACCTCAGACCGCGACGCCGCCCTCGCCCACGCTCAGGCCTGCTTCGAGGCCGGCGGATCCGTGGTGATCGAGGAGTTCCTCGACGGTCCGGAGGTCTCGCTGTTCGTGCTCTCCGACGGCGAGCACCTGGTCCCGCTGAGCCCCGCCCAGGACTTCAAGCGCATCTTCGACGGCGACGCCGGCCCCAACACGGGCGGCATGGGCGCCTACACGCCGCTGGACTGGCTGACCGGCTACACCGAGACCCACGACGACGGCGCCACGCGCGACTTCGTGGCCACGGTGATGGACCGCGTCGCCCGCCCCACCGTGGCCGAGATGGCCCGCCGCGGAACCCCATTCGTCGGCGTGCTGTACTGCGGCCTGGCCGTGACCTCCCGCGGGGTGCGCGTGGTGGAGTTCAACGTGCGCTTCGGGGACCCCGAGACCCAGGCCGTGCTCGAACGGCTCGCCACCCCGCTGGGCCGGCTGCTGCTGGACTGCGCCACCGGCTCGCTGGGGGCGGACCGCGAGCTGGACTGGCGTGACGGCTACGCGGTCGACGTCGTCATGGCCGCCGAGAACTACCCGGACGCCCCGCGCAAGGGCGATGTCATCTCCGGCCTGGACGCCGCGGAGGACCTCGACGGCGTGGCCGTGCTGCACGCCGGCACGGGCCGGGACGAGCAGGGGCGGCTGCTCTCCGCCGGCGGGCGTGTCCTGGCCGTGGTCGGCACCGGCTCCACGCTGGCCGAGGCCGTGCAGCGCTCCTACGCGGGCGTGGACCGCATCGGCTGGCAGGGCGCCCAGCACCGCACCGACATCGCCGCCAAGGCTCTGGCCGGGGACATCCGTGTGCACGCCCAGCTGCCCGGCTGGACCCACGCCGTCTCCGGGAAGGTCCGGGACCTCTACCGCCCCGCCCCCGGCTCCGCCTGGGACGGGCAGGACGTGGTGCTGGTGGTCGCCAGCGACCGGATCAGCGCCTACGACCACGTGCTCTCCACCCCCATTCCGGACAAGGGCCGCGTGCTCACCCAGCTGAGCCTGTGGTGGTTCGAACGGTTGCGCGAGGCCGGAGTGGCCACCCATGTGGTCTCCACCGAGGTGCCCCAGGCGGTGGCCGGCCGGGCGATGATCTGCCGCGATCTCCAGATGGTCGAGGCCGAATGCATCGCCCGCGGCTACCTCACCGGCTCTGGGCTGGCCGAGTACCGTGGATCCGGCACCGTCACCGGCATCCCATTGCCCGAGGGGCTCACCGACGGCTCCCGTCTCCCGGAGCCGATCTTCACCCCCTCGTCCAAGGCCGAGCAGGGCGGACACGACGTCAACATCAGCTTCGCGGAGCTCTCTGCGTCGGTCGGCGAGGAGCTGGCCGACCAGCTGCGCGAGGCCACGCTGCGGGTCTACCGCCTGGCCGAGCAGACCTGCCGCGAGGCCGGCGTCGTCCTGGCTGACACCAAGCTGGAGTTCGGCCACGACCGCGCCACCGGCGAGCTGGTGCTCGGCGACGAGGTGCTGACCCCTGACTCCTCCCGGTTCTGGCCGGCCGAGTCCTGGGAGCCGGGCACGGCCCAGCCCTCCTTCGACAAGCAGTTCGTGCGGGACTGGCTGACCTCGTCCGCCTCCGGCTGGGAGCGCGGCTCGGGCATCGCCCCGCCGGCGCTGCCCGAGGACGTCGTCGCCGCCACCCGCGAGCGCTACCTGGACGCCTACCGGCGGATCACCGGCGAGGAGCTGGGGCAGCGGACCTCCGGCGCCTGA
- the purF gene encoding amidophosphoribosyltransferase, with product MARADGRLNFNLLDDDAAPQDECGVFGVWAPGEEVAKLAYYGLYALQHRGQESAGIAASDGSSIRIYKDIGLVSQVFDESTLTALNGHIALGHCRYSTTGGGQWSNGQPTLGETPHGTVALGHNGNLTNSAELYDRLVERNGGVTPSFGELAQGNTTDTALVTALLKDEEGDSLEEQAMALLPTLKGAFCLVFMTENTLYAARDPQGVRPLVLGRLERGWVVASEQSALATVGASVIREIEPGEFIAIDADGVRSQRFAAEKPARCVFEYVYLARPDANINGRSVYESRVEMGRQLAREDTHDAEIVIPVPESGTPAAVGYAEASGLPFAQGFIKNAYVGRTFIQPSQTLRQLGIRLKLNVQEHVVRDKRVVVVDDSIVRGNTQRAIVRMLKEAGAKEVHVKISSPPIKWPCFYGIDFATRAELIANGASMDEIRQAVGADSLSYISEAGMIAATEQPRSTLCTACFSGEYPIELPPSNRRGKLLLEQPELPGMDPSAASACEPGPDAEFDIDDQSLAEATS from the coding sequence ATGGCCCGCGCTGACGGTCGCCTGAACTTCAATCTGCTCGACGACGACGCCGCCCCGCAGGACGAATGCGGCGTCTTCGGTGTCTGGGCCCCCGGCGAGGAGGTCGCGAAGCTCGCCTACTACGGCCTCTACGCCCTCCAGCACCGTGGACAGGAATCGGCCGGCATCGCCGCCTCCGACGGCAGCAGCATCCGCATCTACAAGGACATCGGCCTGGTCTCCCAGGTGTTCGACGAGTCCACCCTCACCGCTCTGAACGGCCACATCGCCCTCGGTCACTGCCGCTACTCCACCACCGGAGGCGGGCAGTGGTCCAACGGCCAGCCGACCCTCGGAGAGACCCCGCACGGCACCGTGGCCCTCGGACACAACGGCAACCTGACCAACTCCGCGGAGCTCTACGACAGGCTCGTGGAGCGCAACGGCGGGGTGACGCCGTCGTTCGGCGAGCTCGCCCAGGGCAACACCACCGACACCGCGCTGGTGACCGCACTGCTGAAGGACGAGGAGGGCGACAGTCTCGAGGAGCAGGCGATGGCGCTGCTCCCCACGCTGAAAGGTGCGTTCTGCCTGGTGTTCATGACCGAGAACACCCTCTACGCGGCGCGCGACCCGCAGGGCGTGCGCCCGCTGGTGCTGGGCCGGCTGGAGCGCGGCTGGGTGGTCGCCTCGGAGCAGTCGGCGCTGGCCACCGTGGGCGCCTCGGTCATCCGTGAGATCGAGCCCGGCGAGTTCATCGCCATCGACGCCGACGGCGTCCGTTCCCAGCGATTCGCCGCTGAGAAGCCGGCCCGTTGCGTCTTCGAGTACGTCTACCTGGCCCGGCCGGACGCCAACATCAACGGCCGCTCGGTCTATGAGTCCCGGGTCGAGATGGGACGCCAGCTGGCCCGGGAGGACACCCACGACGCCGAGATCGTCATCCCGGTGCCGGAGTCCGGGACGCCGGCCGCGGTGGGATACGCCGAGGCCTCCGGCCTGCCCTTCGCCCAGGGCTTCATCAAGAACGCCTATGTCGGACGCACCTTCATCCAGCCCTCACAGACGCTGCGCCAGCTGGGCATCCGGCTGAAGCTCAACGTGCAGGAGCATGTGGTGCGGGACAAGCGGGTGGTGGTGGTGGACGATTCGATCGTGCGCGGCAACACGCAGCGGGCGATCGTGCGCATGCTCAAGGAGGCGGGCGCGAAGGAGGTCCATGTGAAGATCTCCTCCCCGCCGATCAAATGGCCGTGCTTCTACGGGATCGACTTCGCCACCCGGGCAGAGCTGATCGCCAACGGAGCCAGCATGGACGAGATCCGGCAGGCCGTGGGGGCCGACTCGCTGTCCTACATCTCGGAGGCGGGCATGATCGCCGCCACCGAGCAGCCCCGCTCCACGCTGTGCACCGCCTGCTTCTCGGGCGAGTATCCGATCGAGCTGCCGCCGTCGAACCGTCGCGGCAAGCTGCTGCTAGAGCAGCCGGAGCTGCCGGGCATGGACCCCTCCGCAGCCTCTGCGTGCGAGCCGGGTCCGGATGCAGAGTTCGACATCGACGACCAGTCCCTTGCGGAGGCCACTTCATGA
- the purM gene encoding phosphoribosylformylglycinamidine cyclo-ligase, whose amino-acid sequence MTDQPAPITYASSGVDVEAGDRAVELMKAHIEATHTPAVMGGVGGFAGLYDASALKALPRPLLATSTDGVGTKVAIAQAMDVHDTIGFDLVGMVVDDIVVMGAEPLFMTDYIATGKVEPARIAAVVSGIAKACAEAGTALVGGETAEHPGLLAEDEYDVAGAATGVVDASAVLGPERVRAGDVVIGMASSGIHSNGYSLVRRVVSSAGWGYEREVPEFGRTLGEELLEPTRLYTTPCLDLVKALNGDPAQGELPADLPVRGFSHVTGGGLAANLARVLPAGLMATVERSTWSWPAVFSVVAELGRVPQADLERTLNLGVGMVTVVAPEKAVEALTQLSASGQTAWVMGEVTEYSPEDVAGAGEDFVQGAKGVDGGGVLLTGAYAS is encoded by the coding sequence ATGACCGATCAGCCGGCACCGATCACCTATGCATCCTCCGGGGTCGACGTCGAGGCGGGAGACCGCGCCGTCGAGCTGATGAAGGCTCATATCGAGGCGACACACACGCCCGCCGTGATGGGCGGCGTCGGCGGTTTCGCGGGACTCTACGACGCGTCGGCGCTGAAGGCGCTGCCGCGGCCGCTGCTGGCCACCTCCACCGACGGGGTGGGCACCAAGGTCGCGATCGCCCAGGCGATGGACGTCCACGACACGATCGGCTTCGACCTGGTCGGCATGGTGGTCGACGACATCGTGGTCATGGGTGCCGAGCCGCTGTTCATGACCGACTACATCGCCACCGGCAAGGTGGAGCCGGCGCGCATCGCCGCCGTGGTCTCCGGGATCGCGAAGGCCTGTGCGGAGGCCGGCACCGCGCTGGTGGGCGGGGAGACCGCTGAGCATCCGGGCCTGCTGGCCGAGGATGAGTACGACGTCGCCGGGGCCGCCACCGGCGTGGTGGACGCCTCTGCAGTGCTGGGCCCGGAGCGGGTCCGCGCCGGAGACGTGGTGATCGGCATGGCCTCCTCTGGCATCCATTCCAACGGATACTCTCTGGTGCGCCGCGTGGTGTCCTCAGCCGGCTGGGGCTACGAGCGCGAGGTGCCCGAGTTCGGACGCACGCTGGGCGAGGAGCTGCTGGAGCCGACCCGCCTGTACACCACGCCCTGCCTGGACCTGGTGAAGGCGCTCAACGGCGACCCGGCTCAGGGCGAGCTGCCCGCGGACCTGCCGGTGCGCGGGTTCAGCCACGTCACCGGTGGCGGCCTGGCCGCGAACCTGGCCCGGGTGCTGCCGGCCGGCCTGATGGCGACGGTGGAGCGCTCCACCTGGTCCTGGCCGGCCGTGTTCTCCGTGGTGGCCGAGCTGGGGCGCGTGCCCCAGGCGGACTTGGAGCGCACCCTGAACCTGGGTGTGGGGATGGTGACCGTGGTGGCCCCGGAGAAGGCCGTCGAGGCCCTCACGCAGCTGAGCGCCTCGGGCCAGACGGCCTGGGTGATGGGCGAGGTCACCGAGTACTCCCCCGAGGACGTCGCTGGTGCCGGCGAGGACTTCGTCCAGGGCGCCAAGGGCGTCGACGGCGGCGGCGTGCTGCTCACCGGCGCCTACGCCTCCTGA
- a CDS encoding sugar porter family MFS transporter — protein MSDTRQIPESFHTGQALLLASVAALGGFLFGFDTAVVNGTVTAVREGFGLSAGLTGFVVSSALLGCVVGAFTAGRLADRIGRVRVMLIAASLFLVSAVGCTFAVGAADLIVWRVIGGLGVGTASVIAPAYIAEISPAQIRGRLGSMQQLAIVTGIFVALLCNAWLAGLSGGAAEQLWFGLETWRWMFFAEVVPALAYGAFALMIPESPRFLVKKGSPAKAREVLSRVLETGIDQRIEEIRQSLGTEARTRLKHLRGPALGLLPIVWVGILLSTFQQFVGINVIFYYSSTLWQAVGFTEADALAQTVITGVTNIVVTIIAIALVDKIGRRRLLMIGSTGMTLTLGLLAWIFATAPVVEAADGTLTPQLTDTGGVVALLAANGFVVFFGMSWGPAVWVLLGEMFNNRIRATALGIAAAAQWMANFTISTTFPALADMSLGVAYGFYTTCAAISLFFVIRFVPETKGKQLEDME, from the coding sequence ATGAGTGACACCCGGCAGATCCCCGAGTCATTCCACACCGGCCAGGCCCTTCTCCTCGCCTCCGTGGCAGCGCTGGGCGGCTTCCTGTTCGGATTCGACACAGCGGTTGTCAACGGGACGGTCACCGCGGTCCGTGAGGGATTCGGACTCAGCGCCGGGTTGACCGGCTTCGTGGTGTCCTCGGCCCTGCTGGGCTGCGTGGTGGGCGCGTTCACCGCAGGCCGCCTGGCGGATCGCATCGGCCGCGTCCGGGTCATGCTGATCGCCGCCTCGCTGTTCCTGGTCAGTGCGGTCGGCTGCACCTTCGCCGTCGGCGCCGCAGACCTGATCGTCTGGCGGGTCATCGGCGGCCTCGGCGTCGGCACCGCCTCGGTGATCGCCCCCGCCTACATTGCCGAGATCTCCCCGGCGCAGATCCGTGGCCGCCTCGGCTCCATGCAGCAGCTGGCCATCGTCACCGGGATCTTTGTGGCCCTGCTGTGCAACGCGTGGCTCGCCGGGCTCTCCGGAGGAGCCGCGGAGCAGCTATGGTTCGGGCTGGAGACCTGGCGCTGGATGTTCTTCGCCGAGGTGGTGCCGGCGCTGGCCTACGGCGCGTTCGCCCTGATGATCCCCGAGTCGCCGCGATTCCTCGTGAAGAAGGGTTCACCGGCCAAGGCGCGCGAAGTCCTCAGCCGGGTGCTCGAGACCGGCATCGACCAGCGGATCGAGGAGATCCGACAGTCCCTGGGCACCGAGGCCCGCACCCGCCTGAAGCACCTGCGCGGCCCGGCACTCGGTCTCCTGCCGATCGTCTGGGTGGGCATCCTGCTCTCCACGTTCCAGCAGTTCGTGGGCATCAACGTGATCTTCTACTACTCCTCCACCCTGTGGCAGGCGGTCGGCTTCACCGAAGCCGATGCGCTCGCACAGACCGTCATCACCGGCGTGACCAACATCGTGGTCACCATCATCGCGATCGCCCTGGTGGACAAGATCGGTCGTCGTCGGCTGCTGATGATCGGCTCCACCGGCATGACGCTCACCCTGGGCCTGCTGGCATGGATCTTCGCCACCGCTCCGGTGGTGGAGGCAGCCGACGGAACGCTCACCCCGCAGCTGACCGACACCGGCGGAGTCGTGGCCCTGCTGGCCGCCAACGGGTTCGTGGTCTTCTTCGGCATGTCCTGGGGCCCGGCGGTGTGGGTGCTGCTGGGCGAGATGTTCAACAACCGGATCCGCGCCACTGCGCTCGGCATCGCCGCGGCCGCCCAGTGGATGGCCAACTTCACCATCTCCACCACCTTCCCAGCCCTAGCTGACATGAGCCTCGGCGTCGCCTACGGCTTCTACACCACCTGTGCGGCGATCTCCCTGTTCTTCGTCATCAGGTTCGTCCCGGAGACCAAGGGCAAGCAGCTCGAAGACATGGAGTAG
- a CDS encoding LysE family translocator → MTILSLILFALATAGTPGPNNTIAMASGATYGLRRTVPAIVGVNIGFPVMVVLVGLGLGQALAQWPVILDVLRPIGIAYLLYLAWKIASGPTDLSVRHGARPPSFLQLALFQFVNPKAWTMAVGAIAAYTGHWESFTVEVLVIGAVFLIFGTPCTVTWTLMGVGAGRLISKPAHLRMFNLVMAGLLVVSLVPAAVDTVESILG, encoded by the coding sequence GTGACCATCCTCTCCCTGATCCTCTTCGCCCTGGCGACGGCGGGGACTCCCGGACCGAACAACACGATCGCCATGGCCTCCGGCGCGACCTACGGCCTGCGCCGCACAGTACCGGCGATCGTCGGCGTGAACATCGGCTTCCCGGTGATGGTGGTGCTCGTCGGACTCGGGCTGGGGCAGGCGCTGGCGCAGTGGCCGGTGATCCTCGACGTGCTGCGTCCGATCGGCATCGCCTACCTGCTGTACCTGGCGTGGAAGATCGCCTCCGGGCCCACGGACCTGTCCGTGCGCCACGGTGCCCGGCCGCCGTCGTTCCTGCAGCTGGCGCTGTTCCAGTTCGTCAACCCCAAGGCCTGGACGATGGCGGTGGGCGCGATCGCCGCCTATACGGGGCACTGGGAGTCCTTCACCGTCGAAGTGCTGGTGATCGGCGCGGTGTTCCTGATCTTCGGCACCCCCTGCACCGTGACCTGGACGCTGATGGGTGTCGGTGCGGGGCGGCTGATCTCCAAGCCGGCGCATCTGCGGATGTTCAACCTGGTCATGGCGGGTCTGCTGGTGGTCTCCCTGGTGCCCGCCGCGGTGGACACCGTGGAGTCGATCCTCGGCTGA